In Capsicum annuum cultivar UCD-10X-F1 chromosome 7, UCD10Xv1.1, whole genome shotgun sequence, one genomic interval encodes:
- the LOC107878688 gene encoding NAC domain-containing protein JA2L, protein MGLQEPDPLKQLNLPPGFRFYPTDEELLVEYLCRKVAGHIFELQIIAEVDLYKFDPWVLPNKAIFGEKEWYFFSPRDRKYPNGSRPNRVAGSGYWKATGTDKVVASEGRRVGIKKALVFYVGKAPKGTKTNWIMHEYRLCEPSRKIGSPRLDDWVLCRIYKKNVAAPKPGSCDLRNKDISHGGSSSSSSSLFGDMLETLPVIEDRYFSLPQMNFQQSDTNLSLQQFGSGNFNWAATAQSLFPELATQNPASGPPPAAPPMLVNNQNNLNNLNEFFANSTALNFHEDVKNEGGSEQEVQSSVNNPGFYPVNSTGFPGTDPFGIRYPTQTQTVGAGFTTQ, encoded by the exons ATGGGTCTTCAAGAACCAGATCCTCTTAAACAGCTGAATTTACCACCTGGTTTTCGATTTTATCCTACTGATGAAGAGCTTTTAGTTGAATACTTATGTCGCAAAGTGGCTGGTCATATTTTTGAGCTGCAAATCATTGCTGAAGTCGATTTGTACAAATTTGATCCATGGGTTCTTCCTA ACAAGGCGATTTTCGGCGAAAAAGAATGGTACTTCTTCAGTCCAAGAGATAGGAAGTATCCGAACGGATCACGACCTAACAGAGTAGCTGGCTCTGGATACTGGAAAGCAACAGGAACAGATAAAGTTGTTGCAAGTGAAGGACGAAGAGTTGGGATCAAAAAGGCTTTGGTGTTTTACGTTGGTAAAGCACCGAAAGGAACTAAGACCAACTGGATAATGCATGAATATCGACTCTGTGAACCTTCAAGGAAAATCGGAAGTCCAAGG CTTGATGATTGGGTTTTATGCCGGATTTATAAGAAGAACGTTGCTGCCCCGAAACCGGGTAGTTGTGATCTTCGAAACAAAGATATAAGCCATGGTGGTTCTTCCTCCTCGTCTTCTTCGCTGTTTGGTGATATGCTGGAAACTCTACCGGTCATTGAAGACCGGTATTTCTCGTTGCCACAAATGAATTTTCAGCAAAGCGATACCAATCTCAGTCTCCAGCAGTTTGGTTCCGGTAACTTCAATTGGGCAGCTACTGCCCAATCGTTGTTCCCGGAACTGGCTACTCAAAATCCAGCTTCAGGTCCACCTCCAGCAGCTCCTCCGATGCTTGTTAACAATCAAAACAATTTGAACAACTTGAACGAATTTTTCGCCAATTCAACGGCGTTAAATTTTCATGAAGACGTAAAGAATGAAGGCGGATCTGAGCAAGAGGTTCAAAGCAGTGTTAACAACCCGGGTTTTTACCCGGTTAACTCAACTGGATTTCCGGGTACCGACCCGTTTGGGATTCGGTACCCGACCCAGACCCAAACAGTGGGTGCCGGTTTCACTACTCAGTAA